From the genome of Oryza glaberrima chromosome 1, OglaRS2, whole genome shotgun sequence:
ATTGCTACTACTACAAGTACGGTGCTCTGATAAGCTCTCACTACCTaacgggccccacctgtcagagaGCGAGACTGTCTAACAGTAGTAGTTAGAGTGGGTGCTTTAGCTAGCTAGTGCGATGATTAGATTAGCTAGCTAAAGCTTCTAGAAGGTTAGTGAGTTGGGCCGGTGAAAGCGGAAGCCCACCAGCAATCAGTTGGATTTGGATCTTCTGGTGTTAGGCCCGGCCCATTATGTAGGATGGCCCAACTGGAGTGGTGGGTTGGGCCCAAATGCTGTCGTCTCTAGGCCCGGACCAGGAAGCTCTGCTACAGCTTAATCGATCACCCAAAAAAATGATTCGAATCATTTTCCAGCATCTCCGTTGATCAACAGCATGTTGAATTAAAGATGcttaaatatttacaaaagttAAGGTACTAATATTAGCGGTAGTTGAAATGTGGAATTAATTAGCCACGTAGTCGCAGTCAAGTATAATTCTGCAGCAGGTGTGATACACTGATACAGTGATACTACATGCGTAAGCATGCTGATCCCAGCAGTACATATATAAATCCGGATTAACTAGCTGATGACAATTAGTAGACATATTAGTCACATTTCACGCATGCACGGATGTAAACAGTAGGGTTAATTAAGCACAGTTAATTAAGCCACTAAGCAGAATACATGGCATGTAGATACAACAAATTAGGTGGTgtaattagcatatatatgcaccTGGGGCATGCAGGTCTCTGCAGGTTAAGTTCAATTGTTAATGACCACATGGGCAGCTACTTTGATTTAACTAGTGTCATTCTCAGCTGCACCTGGGCGGCTAGCTAGATCAATCGATCAAATCGATCGATCTTACGTTGGACCAAATAAAGCTGTAAAGCAAAACGATGATTTGgagattaattatttaattatatattggCTAAAAAGTTACTAAATTTTCTGTAGCATGTTGGTATAATTATCTTGTGCTGCATATGCATACATGCCCTTTCTGAAGAATCTATCAGCTACCCATCTATGCAGTGTTGTGTGATGCATGCACACCATGCTTGTCGATTAATGCACTAGCTAGGGGGTTAAATTAGCAAATGATCTTAAGACTTGCTAATCCATGGATGTGTGCGAGTTAATTAGTGGAGgaaaaataattgtttaaatGTTTCAAAGGAGTAATTGTGCATGATGATGAAGACAACACTAACCAAATCAAGTCCACAACACTAACCAAATCAAGTCGTAGTGGCTGAATTAGAACTCTGAATTTGATCGACCTGAGTTTCTACAGGAGAGGAGGATTCTGTATATCCCAAAAATCTAGCAATTTCATAcatatttgaacaaatatataagtACAGAAGAATTCAACCGAAATATTACAAAATCAACTTAATTTGAGCACGTATCATCACTTAGGATGGCTGGCTAGGTAGCTGCTGATTCAGGCTGGCTGGCTGCGAGCTGAGCTAGTAATCAACTAGCTAATCCCACTTAAGATGATCATCAATTACTCATCGAGCTACTCGTCGAATAATCTGCACGGTACAGCTCGCAATCCCACGCATCAACGTCGAGCAATCCGGGGACATCGACGAGCAAGTCGAGGTCATCGAGCGCGAGGAGGTGGAccatgtcgccgtcgccgtcgacgtcgccgccggagaagcAGTAGTCACGGGAGgagtcctcgccgccgccgttgccgccgcagGCGCTCACCTCGCTGATATCCGATGAACCGGCGTTCGGCGGCGACtgtgtggtggcggcgccgccgccgcctccgtcgagCAGTTGGCAGGAGAACATCGGGAGCCGCGCCGggataggaggaggaggaggagatgccgcctccggcgccgccgccacggtggCCGCATTGGCCGTCGGTTCTTTCTCCATTACCGTGCCCGGCGTCGGGcatccgccgctgccggcggcggcggactgaCGCTTCCTGATGCGGGAATTCCAgtagttcttgatctcgttgtccGTCCTGCCCGGCATCTTCGCCGCGATCACCGACCACCTGCAGCCCACACATATCATCCATGATCAAATCAACACTGATAACTAAATCGAAAGTTCAGCTAGAGAATCGGATTAACCATGAAACTGAACATGGATTTGGGTACTGAAACTGAAATGCTACCTGTTGCCGAGGAGTTTCTGCAGGGAGATGATGGTCTCCGCCTCTCGATCGGAGATGGGCTCCTTCTTCAGGTCAGGCCTCAGGTAGTTCATCCACCTCAACCTGCAGCTCTTGCCACTCCGCCTCAATCCTGCACAATTCACGCAAATGCAATGCCAACCTTGTCAGATCGAGAAACCAAATCACCTGTGTAGCAATTAGTTGCAGAGAAATCAATCAAATTACAAGCTAGACAGAATGAATTCTTGCCTGCGAGCTGAGCGACGGAGCTCCAGGTGGAGACGCCGCGGTGGGTGATGTGGGTGTAGAGCcgctcgtcctcctccggcgaccacagccccttcctctccttctcctccgccgcgccgccgccggccgcctcgccgtgtCTACTACTCGTCGGCTTCCGCACCATTCTtgagcttagctagctagctagtactactcCTGCTGATGTCTACTGTGATGGAGAATTCAGAGAGAAAGATTAGCAACTGGAGCTTACTTAGTATGTGTTGATTGGATCTCTGCTGAAGAATAGACTGCTTACTTAAGTTAGCCtatgcacacacacatatatatagtagatgcatatatgtgtataaataatataattaattaattgattatatacaaatatatgtgTAGCTATAGGCTACTGCACATTGCCCTACCTGTAGGAGAAGCTAGGGAAGGGGGGGCAGGAGTAtctgtacatgcatgcatgtatgaacAGACAAAACAAGTCCTGTGTTGGCATTGTGTTAACCTGATAGTCTTATTATATTCTATGTGTTTGTAACCAAGTATGGTCAAGGTATCCCATGAATTTGTTGTACTCCTACATTAATACATATGGACCATGTGTGTGTAGTTCTAGGTATATGTATTGTGATGATATTCTGAACATATCCATCATGAACACCCTGTGCACGAGCAAGACTGCACGCAAGTACTAGTACTTGGCTTGTGTAAAGGCATTCTAGGTCTTTGAGCTAGCATGTGATAAATTGTTTGTATCTGATCGAGTATTTCTTTTATCATATGTATATAGATATGTACACATGCGATTAGCTGCTCTGGATTCTGAATATAGGACTTATACTGTGTGCATGTGTAGGCAGGACAAGATTGTGGTGGCTCCAATTAGCCTAATTTGGTACTAAACCTCTCTTTAAGTACTTGTTCTTGCAAGATGATTGGTCAAGGTATCGCTGAATCCAACATCGCAACTGCTCATCTCTACTGTTACGGCGCCATTACTACCAAATTACAACTTGGTATACAGCAtctagatgcatgcatgcttggcATTAACTGATTGGCTGCAGGGATGGCCCTCGAAAACATAATTAAGGTGGCACTGAAAATAGCTTAAGAGAGGGCACATGGTTTTAGTTTCTGAAAAGGACGGGatatattattttagaaaaaaagattaggcaaatttcaactattttaGTGTACTAATCCAATAGCATGGCGCTTAAGAGATTTTAATATTTCTgcatgccaatttttttaatggaacATGCATGTCATCAGCATCGATTTATGCTTTGTCTCTTTGTTTTTGTGTGCATAGTGCAGGAAATTATGCAGCCATGAGCCATCTACCTGGTGCAGGCTTGCAGGATATGATACACAGCTTGGTAGGAGATCACATCAAGGACGGCAAGGGTGTGGATGAGTGGATCCCTTGTAGTTGCCTTCAAATCCACCAGGTGGATTTACTTAATCCAAGCCGTCCCTTTAATTTGATGGATTAGATTAAACCAATCCCTTCTCCCATGCATGGTTACTACTAGCctattttctttcaaaagaaatataatgtagagtctataaaaaaacattatcTAGTATATAGTAGAGAACATGCTACCTTCAAACTTTCTGATAACAATTAGATaagaacaaacaaaacaaaaacattgcaccAGTAGAAGCTTCCTGTTCTGTCGATTATTAGGATGAATGAGTTTGATACAGGTCTCAATACCGTTGATTTCATAACAACTCAATTAAAAAGTTTaaagataattattttttacaccATGATGCTCTTCTGTGATTATTGATCTGAATGGAcggattatgaaaaaaatagattgAATTGTTTCTATTATAAATGTGTAATTGGAAAGAGGTGATATGGCTACATCTAGCCCGTAGAAACAAAGTAAGGGGTCAGATTGGACCAAATTCACCGGTTGGAGTTGGAAGCCAATTAACTCCAGGGGATCTGCACCCGTAAAGTCATGTACTATATAGCTTACAGGGTTGGTAGTTTTTATCTAGTAAGTTCAATGCAAACAACAATGAATGATTAGAAGAAGTACTACTCCATCCAATAATTAAGTAAACTAAATGGTCTATCTAACTACAGTGCGTTATTGAATTTGTGCAACTAACCACCCTGAAAGGACTCTTGACTATACATAGGTTCCCTCCTATAGCTAGTcaaaaaatatgagaaattatCCAATGGATGATCATAGATACAGACCCTATAGTACCAAAAGACCACACTAGCTGGCCATCTGTTTGTCAGCTACTACCCCTGATCAAAATGCTGTCAATTTTAAGGTCATAAATGGGCTGGACAGTTGGATATATTAGCTAGGACCCAACTATTCCAATCTACTGTAAGTTGGTGATCCCTGTAGGAAGAGACAGAAAGCATACACCCTGAGAGCCAAAATTCTTTGGCACATTCAGAAGATGAGGTTCGTGCATAGGCCGGCCATCATGTCTAAGCTAGGTCAATAACCTACTTCATCAGCACTACTAGAATTTCCACCATGCAAGTCTTGTTTGTGGTACAGGTCGCTCTATATATGTACTATATGCTTAGGAGTTAGAATTGAATCTCAATTATTAGTCTGTAAGTCTACAAACATACATAAATTAACTGGTAATTAAGCTGCGGCCTATACCCAATTAGTCTTTAGGTTTAGCTAGCTCTATgtactatacatatatactatgAATTTCATTGTACCAGGAACACTTCCACTTTCATTGTACCAGGAATATCGTAGCTCTCTATTTTTATTAAGGTTATAGCTCTATTATTTGTAAGTCTTATTAATTACATGTTTTCCGTCTATATGATGCTTACAACCAACCAACACTGACTAGCTACTGTCTACGTACTTGTCTAATGTTGTAGGCGTATAGTGCATCAGCACATGCCGcaagtttatatatattacaCAATAATCCTGAATATAGCGCAGGGTTTTTAAACCATAAGGATCATGTACCTCCTCATACCCATGCATCCCCCCTAATCAAATGCTATGCAAATTAAATAGTTAcgaaaatttatgaaaaatggcgtttacatatgcatatgcatatagcTTAACACAAAATTTCAAGGTTAAAGTCGGCAACAAAACAAATTGTGATATGTGCATATGATGAAGAACAAccatatatatcactttttttttctgataggTAGATTCCAATTCTTGGCTTTAAGGGGTCCTAATGCGGGGAGGGTTACAGGATTCATGATCTGCAATTCTTGCTGCCCTCAATAGAAGCTTGTTTTCATAGTTTTGTCTGTGGTCAGCTGATGGCGCCGTGCCTTTTGGGGGCTTGTTGGGAGTCTAGTCGGGCTCCGCCATCACCCTCCCTCAATATAGGATCGAGCagtgtttatttttatttttagtgtttttttcCTTAGCAGTTTTTCCGTTTCCTTTTTCCTTGTCCCCAAACAATGGCCTTTTGGCTGGTTGCGGTGTGTAAATGAAACAATGTCTTCTTCTAAATactgacgtgcaatccttttgcttgttcgtgaaaaaaaatttgttcTCACTACAAGGATCGCGATTTTACATAAGAGATACAAATCGCCAAGGAAAGCATCAAAACCACcaataaatttgaatttgtCGGCCAACCTTTAGGGAAAACCTGCCAAGTCTAGAGATCAAGTGAAATTCCGTTTCGTTCGCGGTTAACAATGAGGGAAACTTTTCTTGGCAGCTAGCCTGACAAGAAAACTATGTCCATGTCAAACTTTTCTCTCCAGTGCGATAAGAAATCAATACTTGTCTGTCGACACCTTGGGAGCTCGACAATGCCAAGGTAATATCCATTGCACCCTCAAGCAATTCTATTTTCATTGTCGGTTTGGACTGCCAAGGTAATTGTTTTGCTTGTCGGTCCGCATTGTCGAACTTAACCCCTCCCTTTTGGTTTAGGCCACCAAAGTAATAATTACTCTTTCCTATCAATTTAAAGTAATACAAGGAGATGATTTTAAATTGATAGGAAAGAGTAATTATATAGTAAGCATTCGTTTGCACCCTTGTCTTATATGGTTGAGGGTTTTTCGACTCCACTGAGAGTGGTCTTAGTGTTATCTTTGTATAAAAATCCGAAACCAATCTTCAATTCAACACCGAGCTTCTTGAAGAGACATTGTTCTAGAGAGTGTTGCATTGTCctccctattttttttccttactatATATAGTAGAGCAAGTTGTAGCATTGGCCACATAACATATTCTTAATTAGtgtctattttttaaaacatttgttattttattttattttgttgtatatGCATTCTTAGTTGGTGTGCAACCCCAAATGTTTTTATTGATTAATGGaaaattccattatctaaaaaagggTTGGGTATGAAATAACTCTATCCATCTGTCCTTAAATAGAGCCACTAATTGCATTCCAGATGAGCAGAAGTCCTATATATTCAAGGACAAAAATTTCCTTCATTAATTTAAAACTCTTCTCCAAAAAAACACCCGTTTAAAAACTAAACACTCTGCTTTCTTCAATAATGTACACACTCCTGTTTAGCTAACCAGTTCTCTGCAGCAATAttcatggagagagagagagagagagagagagagagagagagagaggcatataggacaaatttgtggcggccaaatatttttatatgcacTAAACTAACATATGAAGGCTGTACAATTACCTTGTCTAAGTATGCGTGCATGAGAAGATATACTACTAAAATGACAAGATCACGAGGCTGGCCATAGCTACCCCAATCAGAATTAGaacgattaattaatattactaATCAATTAACCAACTTGCACGACcacattaattaatcatgtaattaATTTAACTCCCCttacgcatgcatgcatcagcTGCTGCCTGTAGTGTGCTGGATCTGGTGTGTGCATGATTAACCAATTCGAGACTATATTAATTACTattgatttttattatatatatatacatctattATTAATGATATACCCAACATGGCcaaaaagttaattaattattaagctAAGACAGCGAATGGCTGACGTGCGTGGCATTTGTCTCATGCTGCTGCATGCCACTGTTGCGCGTAGTACAGACATCACAAAAGTTTAGTTTTGGTGAGTTGTTTGTTTAAATTAATCGGCTAATCTGTGTTCATCACTGCCATGACCCCATCTTGATAATTGACGACTAATTCTGGATGAATTGTCCTAATTAAAGATTAATTCATTGCATATAGCAAGAGAGATGCGCCAAAAGATTCCTGCATGCGGCGTGCAATGATTTTGATCGATCTGTATTTTTATATGTCCCATCAGAACACTTTTTAGGGGGGACGTCCGATGATTATTGGGGCTAGCTAATTAAGGGCACAAATTGGTGATTTTGGAGTAAGATAATTAATTGGAATCTAATGATCCATGTGGTAGAGTAGAAGGCAAACCTGGATTAACTTGATCTGATTAGCCATTGGATATATATAGCTGGTTTCAGGACATTGTTTTGTTGATCATCGAGGAAAAGAATCATTTAAGCTGATCCACCTCACTAGCCCTTGCATGATTAGTAGTACTGATATTTGAGAGTGCTAATCAGTTCTAATAACTGACTATTACGGCTTAAGTACTTCTTCGTCAGTTCGTCACCCTTAAGTTTCACAGGAAAAAGAAACTCATGTAGAAATATTTTTCTAGTTTGCCTttaaaaagaatgccatttcTACAGTCAATTTCCATTTATATTTAAGGGATCCATAGTCCAGAGGACACttcaaaacattttaaaagaGGACTGTATGTTAATGGAAAATCTCACCTCAtgtcttttaaattttagacCATTGGATATACTTTAAGATTCGTGCGGATCCCATAaccctaactcctctcctcctcctgtttCCCTCGCCCTCGTCACCTCGTGcattccgccgccaccgccccgctGCGCCACCACCTGCCTCGCTGGTTAGCCGAAAGGAGTCCACGGTGCCAGCGAGGCCTCCCTGGccagccccctccccctcccctttcccctccctctccccttcttTCCTCAAGCCAATGGCGATGAGCTATCCCTGTgccgccgtcttccccgtctccggTAGCGAGgtgccaccaccggccgcctcctcctaaGAACCCTTCCGCTTTGCTCCCCCTCCCTACACCGGTCCATCACTAGCTTCCGACCTCGTGGCTTTGGcgacaccgccaccgccacgctgCCCACCGCTGGGCTGCCTCCTCCCACGGCCATCCTTCTAAGGCTGGCGaactccctcctcttcttcctccccctcccaccccctcTCCAACCTGGGATCCTAACCCGTAGGGTCCTCTGTCGGAGTCTAGGGTGTTGCCAatgccggagaagaagaggaggtcgctggagttggaggagaaggcCTGGAGCATGAATCACAAAGCTCATTCAGTGGTCCAAAATCTGTAAGATTTGAAGATGGATTTTCTATCGATAGAAGGTTAGTAATTCAGTTTTAAAAATTGTGTAAAATACTTTTAAGCTTTGGCATTTTAAGGATGGGCTTAagacaatttaaattttagagagCACTCATTAGTTTGccttgtgtatatatatagaagcaTGGGCTCGAAAAGTTTTAACCTCCCTAGCTAGAGGCACTATTTTGGTGGTTAATTTTCCCATTAAGTAATGAGAtaaattttagataatggaaacttTTATTGATCT
Proteins encoded in this window:
- the LOC127760368 gene encoding myb-related protein Hv33-like — encoded protein: MVRKPTSSRHGEAAGGGAAEEKERKGLWSPEEDERLYTHITHRGVSTWSSVAQLAGLRRSGKSCRLRWMNYLRPDLKKEPISDREAETIISLQKLLGNRWSVIAAKMPGRTDNEIKNYWNSRIRKRQSAAAGSGGCPTPGTVMEKEPTANAATVAAAPEAASPPPPPIPARLPMFSCQLLDGGGGGAATTQSPPNAGSSDISEVSACGGNGGGEDSSRDYCFSGGDVDGDGDMVHLLALDDLDLLVDVPGLLDVDAWDCELYRADYSTSSSMSN